Proteins encoded within one genomic window of Prauserella marina:
- a CDS encoding ABC transporter permease → MLRDTWLIFDRELRFSLRNPTWIGIQIMQPVLYLVLFGPLMERVVASTPGFPPGDVWTIFTPALIVMIGLFGTAFVGFGLLADYRNGVVERLRVTPASRVALLLGKVGNNVLQAVVQASLLIVLAVLVFGLRASLAGVLLSLLIAALLAVTMASASYALALTLKSEHAFPALLNALLLPLLLLSGILLPITTGLAPDWLYTLSRINPFSHVVEAERAAFRGDFTMDSLLTGSIVLVVLAALTVFWGTRKFRMDNA, encoded by the coding sequence ATGTTGCGTGACACCTGGCTCATCTTCGACAGGGAACTGCGGTTCTCGCTGCGCAACCCGACCTGGATCGGCATCCAGATCATGCAGCCGGTGCTCTACCTCGTGCTGTTCGGGCCGCTGATGGAACGCGTCGTCGCCAGCACACCCGGGTTCCCTCCCGGCGATGTGTGGACGATCTTCACCCCGGCGCTCATCGTCATGATCGGCCTTTTCGGCACGGCGTTCGTCGGTTTCGGACTGCTCGCCGACTACCGCAACGGAGTCGTCGAACGCCTGCGCGTCACACCGGCGAGCAGGGTCGCGCTGCTGCTGGGCAAGGTCGGCAACAACGTACTGCAAGCCGTGGTGCAAGCGAGTCTGCTCATCGTGCTCGCCGTGCTCGTGTTCGGGTTGCGAGCCTCGCTCGCCGGAGTGCTGCTGAGCCTGCTGATCGCCGCGCTGCTGGCGGTCACGATGGCTTCGGCCTCCTACGCGCTCGCGCTGACCCTGAAGAGCGAGCACGCGTTTCCCGCGCTACTCAACGCGTTGCTGCTGCCGTTGCTGCTGCTCTCCGGCATCCTGCTGCCGATAACGACGGGACTGGCCCCCGACTGGCTCTACACGCTGTCGAGGATCAATCCGTTCAGCCATGTCGTCGAAGCCGAACGCGCGGCCTTCCGAGGTGATTTCACGATGGACTCGCTGCTCACCGGAAGCATCGTGCTCGTCGTCCTCGCCGCGCTCACCGTGTTCTGGGGCACGCGGAAATTCCGCATGGACAACGCCTGA